One part of the Odontesthes bonariensis isolate fOdoBon6 chromosome 13, fOdoBon6.hap1, whole genome shotgun sequence genome encodes these proteins:
- the LOC142397675 gene encoding UPF0461 protein C5orf24 homolog, whose translation MMHQVNSSSSSDFCMGGLAEDCHPASHFDLCSTQSNKFYSSPTNPGLQLSLASLAPLPQGMHKVVACQLQDTQNDFTPQTMRFRASEALVPDGSKKKKGIVKSGRRGRPSGTTKSAGYRTSTGRPLGTTRAAGFKTSPGRPLGTTKAAGYKVSPGRPPGSIKSLARLKKLEFGCDGTKKLDFTTCSVPKKLDFTSCDVPPFPYTMIEKGDLCEPSSKVDETSK comes from the coding sequence ATGATGCACCAAgtgaacagcagcagcagcagtgacttCTGTATGGGTGGACTGGCCGAGGACTGTCACCCAGCCAGCCACTTTGATTTATGTAGCACACAATCCAACAAATTCTACTCCTCTCCAACAAACCCTGGTTTGCAGCTGTCCCTTGCCAGTCTCGCCCCCTTGCCACAGGGAATGCACAAAGTCGTGGCGTGCCAATTGCAAGACACCCAGAATGACTTCACGCCACAGACAATGAGATTCAGGGCCAGTGAGGCTCTGGTGCCCGATGGCTCTAAGAAAAAGAAGGGAATCGTGAAATCAGGGCGGAGAGGGAGGCCGTCGGGGACCACAAAGTCGGCTGGGTACCGCACAAGTACAGGACGCCCACTTGGGacaaccagagcagctggattcAAAACCAGCCCAGGGAGGCCCCTCGGCACCACCAAGGCAGCGGGATATAAAGTCAGCCCCGGCAGGCCCCCCGGCAGTATCAAGAGTCTGGCTCGTCTCAAGAAGCTAGAGTTTGGTTGTGACGGCACCAAAAAACTTGACTTTACCACCTGCAGTGTCCCCAAGAAACTGGACTTCACTAGCTGTGACGTTCCGCCTTTTCCATACACAATGATAGAGAAAGGAGACCTCTGTGAGCCCAGCAGCAAAGTAGACGAAACGAGCAAATAG
- the nsd1a gene encoding histone-lysine N-methyltransferase, H3 lysine-36 specific, translating into MNQSYRPGHRVGSVFGSAQPELRHRNGPVSTSYGNQCGIGKRGSGQSSTVLLPPSSLKQPSFLGYNQPERPHCYSPQRRPQHPNAALNRSDLDRDLHPQKTLRCASPISDDDEFEAPSVQLPPSPGNDDTEPFQTLQDGSRNSFSPHSPDSFERCSPIPNGYLHFESTLFDSSDIKEEDEEGEHDRSEVLAPVHHPTNSSQDRTLTESKTTRSSAADKRTYKPTVFNLMSKTISELNPTLSPSALPEITMRDGWSLGEESDSDVELTSPVDPGLISPAGTNSNSNSPKKKLPPAAKYLEGDLVWAKFNRRPWWPCQVTCDPGLGTHTKMKVPSPRPCRMYFLETIGEVVELAWVPGSVILPFEGGHQFQDLPVLRRRGKQKEKDYKYTIPKSLLTAWKVSVAEAEYLLPGRQRNSESALSVSVNGEERVPSPVPTEKAAEAPAVSVDPVQPLSPGLAHNGTEHHLIKNSRSQANKSKALKKKKKCLSDIFGHIVGGSKESSTGTSMAEQFRRTTRALKEEPKDSPYADLDSVPMLHRPKRTAVSPMQDIDPLVSKEYSSVKAKKSTVKVSKYTRSTDTSSILMNKLTSKDKNPGQSLGSCLELSFSSSEKHSVALLASSGLMTRALKAEEETDLKEALATSQISKEAPSADCSVNTLMNAAIKSKLPPNLEFPSDSSSSANRCSPKRRARKLDKKLIRNGSLTKLKSEGLSESILSPVKIKSENIVPDPSASSPSLSPMDTFQDGKELMFKSLVKEDSSDSEPTVFRSDCNYKFSTFLMLLKDMHDTREKEGKPLIVPPSPVLIKEEPQVIPTTAQSNPLKASGDDLSLGIKLENGQSGKSEMLPNTAKTRTKTITTSDTYHCEDLPVRSKTGSSDKPRRKQRLPAKLKVRIPGLSLDLADMAYGREFVSGHSDLADLGSDSLAAANPSASYLDKSSESAVAPKKRWQVVGEAAEIKGEVVSEASAEMKAPRSARASPDLDLNVEKHTENDSHSSDTSSTAGNSERKRLRKPTKRLLESTGEYGQIFSPKKRSKKHASESPQTETSGITALHELSTSAGIDTSTSSSVEPAEAQVELEQSPSQGELSPKAPSVSPVTTQPSFDTETAEETDLPLEPDTGLKTQDRKKPRKLSHKVLECTIEEVSAAPAKRREQKRHISITSEVKVLVKKFASVRKEKPAPSAAPAAASKHSGSRSPSPRRSKTPKQEAEVEPCSTEEKQNAHTGTLTPKSEVVPVGLSDGLSSQMDVKGKIGATSLKENVCQVCERTGDLLVCDGHCYGAFHLQCIGLSVAPKGKFLCRECNTGVHICFVCKKSGNEVKRCIIPLCGKFYHTDCILAYSATQPHNKGFRCPLHVCLSCQISNPLNICSSKGRLARCVRCPVAYHANDNCMAAGSLVLANNSFLCPNHFTPRKGCKNHEHINVSWCFVCSEGGSLLCCEACPAAFHRECLNMEMPQGSWFCNDCKAGKKPRIKDILWVKWGRYRWWPAEVCLTKDVPNNILRMKHEVGEFPVQFFGSKDFVWTYQARVFPYMEGDTHSIEKMGKGADAVYKKALTEAAERFRELQAEKEMKQLQEDRKNDKKPPPYKHVKVNRPIGKVQIITADLSEIPRCNCKASDEHPCGIDSECINRMLMYECNPQVCAAGERCQNQAFTKRQYTTVEIFRTLSCGWGLRGEADIKKGAFVSEYVGEVIDEEECRARIRHAQENDICNFYMLTLDKDRIIDAGPKGNQARFMNHSCQPNCETQKWTVNGDTRVGLFALQDIPKGVELTFNYNLECRGNGKTACKCGAPNCSSFLGVRPKNQPPAEKMKLKEGKRKGPMKKKTKQQVTKEREDECFSCGDGGQIVSCKKPGCPKVYHADCLNLAKRPAGRWECPWHQCDVCGKEAASFCEMCPSSYCKEHREGMLFISKLDGKLSCSEHDPCGPNPLEPGEIREYVPNVASMRPVPITPSLIPDTGGATFSSSSSASISSPGSQAAPRQEPPPRLYINTKTATSSFIPSSRSCASDRSEGKPDSTPTSSKDEREDGEVEDGEVCGLDVEEVDDDDDDDDDDDDDDDDDEDDDDEDDDDEEEAEEENEMEIVQDEEEEEPLYGDDLLKEDNDDDDEEEEEGGGVYDTWGDCFDDDVDDGEADGEDLEEWGRVVDDDK; encoded by the exons ATGAATCAGTCTTACAGACCGGGTCATAGGGTAGGCTCAGTGTTTGGCTCAGCTCAGCCAGAGCTGAGGCACCGCAACGGCCCTGTGAGCACTTCCTATGGAAACCAGTGTGGCATTGGGAAGCGAGGATCAGGCCAGTCATCAACTGTGTTACTGCCACCCTCCAGCCTCAAACAACCCTCTTTCCTGGGGTACAATCAGCCAGAGCGACCCCACTGCTACAGTCCGCAAAGGAGGCCACAGCACCCGAACGCTGCACTCAACAGATCTGACCTAGATAGGGACCTCCATCCTCAGAAAACCTTGCGCTGTGCGAGCCCAatcagtgatgatgatgagttTGAGGCTCCGTCAGTCCAGCTGCCTCCGTCTCCAGGCAATGACGACACGGAGCCTTTCCAGACACTGCAGGATGGGAGCAGAAATAGCTTCTCCCCTCACAGTCCTGACAGCTTTGAGCGCTGCTCCCCCATCCCGAATGGGTACCTGCATTTTGAGTCCACACTGTTTGACAGCAGTGACATAaaggaggaggacgaggagggcGAGCACGATCGCAGCGAGGTCCTTGCGCCTGTTCACCACCCCACAAACTCAAGCCAGGACCGAACTCTTACAGAGAGCAAAACCACACGCAGCTCAGCGGCGGACAAAAGAACATACAAACCTACTGTCTTCAATCTAATGTCCAAAACTATTTCTGAACTTAACCCTACACTAAGCCCCAGTGCACTGCCTGAAATCACCATGAGAGATGGATGGAGTTTGGGTGAGGAATCGGACAGTGATGTTGAACTTACCTCTCCTGTTGACCCTGGGCTTATCTCACCAGCTGGTACCAACTCAAAc TCCAACAGCCCTAAGAAAAAGCTTCCGCCTGCAGCGAAGTATTTGGAAGGGGACTTGGTGTGGGCGAAGTTCAACAGACGGCCCTGGTGGCCCTGCCAAGTCACCTGTGACCCAGGCCTGGGTACTCATACTAAGATGAAAG TTCCAAGCCCCCGTCCTTGTCGGATGTATTTCCTGGAGACAATCGGGGAGGTTGTGGAACTCGCCTGGGTCCCGGGGAGCGTCATTCTTCCTTTTGAAGGAGGCCATCAGTTTCAAGATCTTCCTGTGCTTAGACGGAGAGGGAAGCAGAAAGAGAAGGACTACAAGTACACG ATTCCAAAAAGTTTGCTGACTGCATGGAAAGTCAGTGTGGCAGAGGCTGAGTATCTGCTCCCGGGTCGTCAAAGGAATAGTGAAAGTGCACTTTCAGTGTCCGTCAATGGAGAGGAACGTGTACCAAGCCCGGTTCCCACTGAAAAGGCAGCGGAGGCCCCCGCTGTCTCTGTTGACCCAGTTCAACCCTTATCGCCTGGTCTTGCCCACAATGGAACTGAGCACCATCTCATCAAAAACTCTAGAAGTCAAGCCAATAAGAGCaaagctttaaagaaaaaaaagaaatgtttgtcAGACATATTTGGACATATAGTCGGTGGATCGAAGGAATCTTCTACTGGCACAAGCATGGCTGAGCAGTTTCGTAGAACAACACGTGCACTGAAAGAAGAGCCGAAGGACTCGCCGTATGCTGATCTGGATTCAGTTCCAATGCTGCATCGTCCTAAACGCACAGCAGTTTCTCCAATGCAGGATATAGACCCATTAGTTAGCAAGGAATATAGTTCTGTAAAAGCTAAAAAGTCCACAGTAAAAGTGAGTAAGTATACTCGTTCCACCGATACCTCCAGCATTTTGATGAATAAGTTGACATCTAAAGATAAAAACCCTGGACAGAGTTTGGGCAGCTGTCTTGAACTGTCGTTCAGTTCCAGTGAAAAGCACTCTGTGGCTCTTCTTGCCAGCAGCGGTCTGATGACGAGAGCTCTAAAAGCAGAGGAAGAGACTGATCTCAAAGAAGCACTGGCCACAAGCCAAATCTCTAAAGAAGCTCCTTCCGCTGACTGTTCTGTTAATACACTTATGAATGCTGCCATCAAATCTAAATTGCCACCTAATTTGGAATTCCCTAGCGATTCGTCATCTTCTGCAAATCGCTGCTCTCCAAAAAGGCGAGCGAGGAAGCTCGACAAGAAACTTATTCGCAATGGCTCACTGACTAAATTGAAGAGTGAGGGCTTAAGTGAATCCATTTTGTCACCAGTTAAAATTAAATCAGAAAACATTGTCCCAGATCCATCAGCATCCTCCCCATCTTTGTCTCCGATGGACACATTTCAGGATGGTAAGGAACTAATGTTCAAATCTCTCGTTAAGGAGGACAGCAGTGACTCTGAGCCCACTGTATTCAGATCCGATTGCAATTATAAATTCAGTACTTTCCTGATGCTCTTGAAAGACATGCATGATACCAGAGAAAAAGAAGGCAAACCTCTGATAGTCCCGCCATCGCCTGTCCTGATAAAGGAGGAACCCCAGGTTATCCCCACAACAGCACAGAGCAACCCTCTGAAAGCTTCTGGTGATGATTTATCTCTCGGGATCAAATTAGAAAATGGTCAGTCGGGGAAATCGGAAATGCTCCCAAATACAGCCAAGACCAGAACTAAAACTATTACCACATCTGACACCTATCATTGTGAAGACCTTCCCGTTCGCTCTAAGACTGGGAGCTCAGACAAACCGCGTAGAAAACAAAGACTTCCTGCCAAACTGAAAGTTAGAATACCCGGCCTATCTTTGGACCTGGCTGACATGGCTTATGGCAGGGAGTTTGTCAGTGGCCACTCGGACTTGGCTGACCTTGGATCTGATTCTcttgccgccgccaatccctCTGCCAGCTACCTCGATAAGAGCTCAGAATCTGCAGTGGCTCCAAAGAAGCGCTGGCAGGTGGTCGGGGAGGCTGCTGAGATTAAGGGTGAAGTTGTGAGTGAGGCGTCTGCTGAGATGAAGGCGCCTCGCAGCGCGAGAGCATCACCGGATCTTGATCTGAATGTTGAGAAGCACACAGAGAATGACTCGCATTCCTCAGACACAAGCAGCACAGCAG gaAACTCTGAGAGAAAACGTCTCCGGAAACCAACTAAAAGGCTCCTGGAGTCAACTGGGGAATATGGACAAATATTTTCCCCGAAAAAGAGATCAAAGAAACACGCCTCAGAATCTCCCCAAACG GAGACTTCAGGGATAACGGCACTCCATGAACTCAGCACCTCAGCAGGGATTGATACCTCAACCTCATCATCAGTGGAGCCCGCGGAGGCTCAGGTAGAGCTGGAACAGAGTCCGTCTCAGGGTGAACTTTCACCTAAAGCTCCATCCGTATCTCCTGTCACAACGCAACCCTCGTTTGACACAGAAACGGCAGAGGAAACTGATCTACCTCTTGAACCTG ACACAGGATTAAAAACTCAAGACAGAAAAAAGCCAAGGAAACTGTCACACAAGGTGCTGGAATGTACCATAGAAGAAGTATCCGCTGCTCCTGCAAAGAGGAGG GAGCAAAAGCGTCACATTAGCATTACGTCAGAGGTGAAGGTGTTGGTCAAGAAG TTTGCATCTGTGAGGAAAGAGAAGCCTGCACCCAGCGCAGCCCCCGCTGCTGCCTCCAAGCACTCAGGGAGCAGATCTCCAAGCCCCCGGCGAAGTAAAACACCCAAGCAGGAGGCCGAGGTTGAGCCCTGCAGCACTGAAGAGAAACAAAATGCGCACACTGGAACACTAACTCCCAAATCTGAG GTGGTGCCAGTTGGTTTAAGCGACGGTCTTTCCTCCCAAATGGATGTAAAGGGCAAAATAGGGGCGACGTCCTTGAAGGAGAATGTGTGTCAG GTGTGTGAGAGGACAGGAGACCTGTTGGTGTGCGATGGCCACTGTTATGGAGCCTTCCACCTGCAGTGCATTGGCCTGTCAGTGGCTCCCAAGGGAAAATTCCTCTGTCGGGAATGCAACACCG GTGTTCACATATGCTTTGTGTGTAAGAAGTCTGGTAACGAGGTGAAGCGCTGCATTATACCACTCTGTGGGAAGTTCTACCACACTGACTGTATACTGGCATATTCAGCCACCCAGCCCCATAACAAAGGTTTCCGCTGCCCCCTGCATGTGTGTCTGTCATGCCAGATCAGCAACCCTCTCAACATCTGCAGCTCTAAAG GTCGGTTGGCTCGATGCGTGCGCTGTCCTGTGGCCTATCATGCCAATGACAACTGCATGGCAGCAGGAAGCCTGGTGCTGGCCAACAATAGCTTCCTCTGTCCAAACCACTTCACTCCCCGCAAAGGATGCAAGAACCACGAACACATAAATGTCAGCTGGTGCTTTGTCTGCTCTGAAG gcGGCAGTCTGCTGTGCTGTGAAGCCTGTCCTGCTGCTTTCCACCGGGAATGTTTGAATATGGAGATGCCTCaaggcagctggttctgcaACGACTGCAAGGCTGGAAAGAAGCCTCGTATCAAAGACATACTGTGGGTCAAATGGGGTCGCTACAG GTGGTGGCCTGCTGAAGTTTGTCTGACCAAAGATGTCCCAAATAACATCTTGAGAATGAAACATGAGGTGGGAGAGTTCCCAGTGCAATTCTTCGGCTCCAAAGATTTTGTGTGGACGTACCAGGCCAGAGTCTTCCCTTACATGGAGGGTGACACTCACAGCATAGAAAAAATGGGCAAAGGCGCAGATGCAGTGTACAAGAAAG CTCTGACTGAAGCAGCGGAGCGGTTCAGAGAACTGCAGGCAGAGAAGGAAATGAAGCAGCTTCAGGAGGACAGAAAGAATGACAAGAAACCCCCTCCGTACAAGCACGTTAag GTTAACCGGCCCATTGGGAAGGTACAAATTATCACCGCTGACTTGTCAGAGATCCCACGTTGCAACTGTAAGGCATCTGATGAACACCCATGCGGCATCGACTCGGAGTGCATTAATCGGATGCTGATGTACGAGTGCAACCCTCAGGTGTGTGCGGCAGGAGAGCGATGTCAGAACCAGGCTTTCACGAAGCGCCAGTACACGACTGTGGAGATTTTCAGGACGCTGTCTTGTGGCTGGGGTTTACGCGGCGAGGCGGACATAAAGAAG GGGGCTTTTGTGAGTGAATACGTGGGAGAGGTGATCGACGAGGAGGAATGCCGAGCCAGGATTAGACACGCTCAGGAGAATGACATCTGTAACTTCTACATGCTTACACTGGATAAG GACCGGATCATCGATGCTGGGCCCAAAGGGAACCAGGCTCGCTTCATGAACCACAGTTGTCAGCCAAACTGTGAGACTCAGAAGTGGACTGTGAACGGGGACACCAGGGTGGGGCTGTTTGCTCTGCAAGACATCCCGAAAG GTGTGGAGCTGACTTTCAACTACAACCTGGAGTGCCGTGGGAATGGGAAGACTGCCTGTAAATGTGGCGCACCCAACTGTAGCAGTTTCCTGGGAGTTCGACCAAAG AACCAACCACCAGCTGAGAAAATGAAACTGAAGGAAGGAAAGAGGAAGGGACCCATGAAGAAGAAGACCAAACAACAAGTAACGAAGGAGAGGGAAGATGAGTGCTTCAGCTGTGGTGACGGAGGCCAGATAGTGTCCTGTAAGAAGCCGGGCTGCCCAAAGGTCTATCATGCTGACTGCCTCAACCTGGCCAAGAGGCCTGCAG GGCGATGGGAGTGTCCGTGGCACCAGTGTGATGTGTGTGGTAAAGAGGCGGCTTCGTTCTGCGAGATGTGCCCCAGCTCGTACTGTAAGGAGCATCGAGAAGGAATGCTCTTCATCTCCAAGTTGGACGGCAAGTTGTCCTGCAGTGAACACGACCCCTGTGGGCCCAACCCGCTGGAGCCGGGGGAGATACGTGAATACGTCCCCAACGTGGCCTCCATGAGGCCTGTGCCCATCACCCCCTCCCTCATTCCAGACACCGGAGGAGccactttttcttcttcttcatctgctTCCATCTCTTCCCCTGGCAGCCAGGCAGCACCAAGGCAAGAGCCTCCTCCTCGTCTCTACATCAACACAAAGACTGCCACCTCCAGCTTCATTCCCTCCAGCAGGTCTTGCGCCTCTGACAGAAGTGAAGGGAAACCTGACTCCACTCCCACCTCCTCCAAGGACGAGAGAGAGGACGGAGAGGTGGAGGACGGGGAGGTGTGTGGGTTAGACGTGGAAGAGGTGGacgacgatgatgatgatgatgatgatgatgatgatgatgatgatgacgatgaggatgatgacgatgaggatgatgacgatgaggaagaagcagaggaggagaaTGAAATGGAGATAGTgcaagatgaggaggaggaggagccgctGTATGGAGACGACCTGCTGAAAGAAGAtaacgatgatgatgatgaggaggaggaggagggagggggggtgtATGACACTTGGGGTGACTGCTTTGACGATGATGTCGACGATGGAGAGGCGGACGGGGAGGATTTGGAAGAGTGGGGGAGGGTGGTGGATGATGACAAGTGA
- the slu7 gene encoding pre-mRNA-splicing factor SLU7 yields the protein MDDSVVTEQPNVNAEGIVGLDEPKKMTREDWRKKKELEEQRKLGNAPAEVDEEGKDINPHIPQYISSVPWYIDPSKRPTLKHQRPQEEIEEQFSTIGEWYKRGVQENSVATKFRKGACENCGAMTHKKKDCLERPRKVGAKFTGTSIAPDEHSQIQLSLDYDGKRDRWNGYDPEEHQRIVEEYAKVDLAKRTLKAQKLQDELASGKLDQTEREHASEDEDEDKYADDIDMPGQNFDSKRRITVRNLRIREDTAKYLRNLDPNSAYYDPKTRAMRENPYSNTGMNPDEVGYAGDNFVRYSGDTITMAQTQLFAWEAYDRGSEVHLQADPTKLELLHCSFKVKKEDFKEMQRESILEKYGGQEHLDAPPRELLLAQTEDYVEYSRHGAVLKGLEKAVARSKYEEDVLINNHTCIWGSYWKDGCWGYKCCYSMVKQSYCTGEAGIGINNSDCAPFEEGLMEPQEEELPKSLLEMHRDKIKEKKKKKKSKKNKKHSSDSSDSEDEEKKKEKLRKALEAEDKRVRHIETIMQLDERKRPYASLQEVKAPTEEEMEAFRMKRPRPDDPMASFLGQ from the exons ATGGACGACTCAGTCGTGACCGAGCAGCCCAACGTTAACGCGGAGGGGATCGTGGGCCTGGATGAGCCCAAGAAGATGACCAGGGAGGACTGGAGGAAGAAAAAGGAGCTCGAGGAGCAAAGGAAGCTGGGAAACGCTCCAGCTGAAGTGGACGAGGAGGGAAA aGACATAAACCCTCACATCCCACAGTACATTTCATCAGTACCATGGTACATTGATCCATCTAAAAGACCAACACTAAAGCATCAGAGACCACAGGAGGAAATAGAGGAGCAATTCTCAACCATTGGAGAGTGGTACAAGAGAGGAGTGCAGGAG AATTCAGTTGCCACTAAATTCCGTAAGGGTGCCTGTGAAAACTGTGGAGCCATGACACACAAGAAGAAAGACTGTTTGGAG CGACCCAGAAAAGTTGGGGCGAAATTCACTGGAACAAGCATTGCTCCAGATGAACACTCTCAGATCCAGCTCTCTTTGGATTATGATGGAAAGCGGGATCGCTGGAATGGGTATGACCCCGAGGAGCACCAGCGTATTGTTGAGGAGTATGCTAAAGTAGATCTG gccAAAAGGACACTGAAAGCGCAGAAACTTCAAGATGAGTTGGCCTCAGGAAAACTAGACCAAACT GAGCGGGAACACGCCAGCGAAGACGAGGATGAAGACAAATATGCAGATGACATTGACATGCCCGGTCAGAACTTTGACTCAAAGAGACGAATCACTGTTAGGAATCTGCGTATCAGAGAAGACACAGCTAAA TACTTGAGAAATCTGGATCCGAATTCAGCGTACTATGATCCAAAAACCCGAGCCATGCGAGAGAACCCGTACTCCAACACTGGCATGAACCCTGATGA GGTGGGATACGCTGGAGACAACTTTGTCCGCTATAGTGGGGACACAATCACCATGGCTCAAACACAGC TGTTTGCCTGGGAGGCTTATGATAGAGGCTCTGAGGTCCATCTTCAGGCCGACCCCACCAAGCTGGAGTTGCTTCACTGCTCCTTCAAAGTCAAGAAGGAGGACTTTAAAGAAATGCAGAGGGAGAGCATCCTGGAGAAG TATGGAGGTCAAGAGCACTTGGATGCACCCCCACGGGAGTTGCTGTTGGCCCAGACGGAGGACTACGTGGAGTACTCTCGTCACGGCGCTGTTCTGAAAGGACTTGAGAAGGCTGTCGCCCGCTCCAAGTATGAGGAGGACGTGCTCATCAACAACCACACT TGTATATGGGGCTCCTACTGGAAAGATGGCTGCTGGGGATACAAGTGCTGCTACTCCATGGTCAAACAGAGTTACTGCACGGGAGAGGCTGGAATCGGAATA AACAACTCGGACTGTGCTCCATTTGAAGAGGGACTGATGGAGCCGCAGGAAGAAGAACTGCCAAAGTCTCTGCTGGAA ATGCATAGAGATAAGataaaggagaagaagaagaaaaagaagagcaaaAAGAACAAGAAGCACAGCTCAGACAGCAGTGACTCAGAggatgaagagaagaagaaggagaagctgAGGAAG GCTCTTGAAGCAGAGGACAAGCGGGTGAGGCATATAGAGACAATAATGCAGCTGGATGAGAGGAAGAGGCCCTACGCCAGCCTGCAGGAAGTGAAGGCCCCCAccgaggaggagatggaggccTTCCGCATGAAACGTCCGCGACCAGATGATCCCATGGCTTCCTTCCTGGGACAGTGA
- the c1qtnf2 gene encoding uncharacterized protein c1qtnf2 isoform X1 encodes MHLHAEKGCRQSRKTSEGQYFSTVSTMLQMCVMVCLLSAVVSRSTNSSSKTARDFTVNSSQLVCSLPGPAGPAGNPGAPGSSGAMGAMGPPGLDGPDGKDGEKGRKGDRGDPGRPGNLGKPGVKGRSGVFGKAGLRGLKGPRGPPGWAGKQGKKGDLGDIGQQGAPGGCNCGSTARSAFSVAVTKSYPKERMPIRFSRILLNEGNHYNASSGKFVCAIPGVYYFTYDITLANKHLAIGLVHNGQYKIKTFDANTGNHDVASGSTVLHLKQSDQVWLQIFYSEQNGLFFDPFWTDSTFTGFLIYADQEFLNEEDRKANTQSDS; translated from the exons ATGCACCTTCATGCAGAAAAAGGGTGCAGACAGAGCAGAAAAACATCCGAGGGCCAATATTTCTCAACTG TGTCCACCATGCTGCAGATGTGTGTGATGGTCTGTTTGCTCTCAGCTGTCGTCTCCCGGTCAACAAATTCTTCATCCAAGACAGCTCGTGACTTCACTGTCAACTCCTCCCAGCTGGTCTGCAGTCTGCCAGGCCCAGCAGGACCTGCTGGGAACCCAGGAGCTCCTGGATCATCAGGGGCCATGGGAGCCATGGGGCCACCGGGGTTGGATGGTCCAGATGGAAAAGACggagaaaaaggaagaaagggAGATAGAG gTGATCCAGGGCGACCTGGGAACCTAGGCAAACCAGGTGTGAAAGGCCGGTCAGGCGTTTTTGGGAAGGCTGGACTTCGAGGACTAAAGGGCCCACGTGGACCACCAGGCTGGGCaggaaaacagggaaaaaaaggagattTGGGTGACATTGGCCAGCAAGGGGCTCCTGGGGGCTGTAACTGTGGCAGCACAGCCCGATCAGCCTTCTCCGTGGCTGTGACAAAGAGTTATCCAAAAGAGCGAATGCCAATCCGCTTCAGCCGGATCCTCCTGAATGAGGGGAATCACTACAACGCCAGCAGTGGGAAGTTTGTCTGTGCGATCCCTGGAGTCTACTACTTCACCTATGATATCACACTGGCCAATAAGCACCTGGCCATCGGGCTGGTCCATAATGGACAATACAAGATCAAGACATTTGATGCCAACACAGGGAACCACGATGTGGCCTCTGGTTCTACTGTTCTCCACCTGAAGCAGTCTGATCAGGTCTGGCTGCAGATCTTCTACTCTGAGCAGAATGGACTCTTCTTTGACCCATTCTGGACAGACAGCACCTTTACCGGCTTTCTAATTTATGCCGACCAGGAGTTTCTCAATGAGGAGGATAGAAAAGCAAACACTCAGTCTGACAGTTAA
- the c1qtnf2 gene encoding uncharacterized protein c1qtnf2 isoform X2, with amino-acid sequence MHVCLYSATAFCFWNILWQILVSTMLQMCVMVCLLSAVVSRSTNSSSKTARDFTVNSSQLVCSLPGPAGPAGNPGAPGSSGAMGAMGPPGLDGPDGKDGEKGRKGDRGDPGRPGNLGKPGVKGRSGVFGKAGLRGLKGPRGPPGWAGKQGKKGDLGDIGQQGAPGGCNCGSTARSAFSVAVTKSYPKERMPIRFSRILLNEGNHYNASSGKFVCAIPGVYYFTYDITLANKHLAIGLVHNGQYKIKTFDANTGNHDVASGSTVLHLKQSDQVWLQIFYSEQNGLFFDPFWTDSTFTGFLIYADQEFLNEEDRKANTQSDS; translated from the exons ATGCATGTGTGCCTGTACTCTGCCACCGCTTTCTGTTTCTGGAACATCCTCTGGCAGATTCTAG TGTCCACCATGCTGCAGATGTGTGTGATGGTCTGTTTGCTCTCAGCTGTCGTCTCCCGGTCAACAAATTCTTCATCCAAGACAGCTCGTGACTTCACTGTCAACTCCTCCCAGCTGGTCTGCAGTCTGCCAGGCCCAGCAGGACCTGCTGGGAACCCAGGAGCTCCTGGATCATCAGGGGCCATGGGAGCCATGGGGCCACCGGGGTTGGATGGTCCAGATGGAAAAGACggagaaaaaggaagaaagggAGATAGAG gTGATCCAGGGCGACCTGGGAACCTAGGCAAACCAGGTGTGAAAGGCCGGTCAGGCGTTTTTGGGAAGGCTGGACTTCGAGGACTAAAGGGCCCACGTGGACCACCAGGCTGGGCaggaaaacagggaaaaaaaggagattTGGGTGACATTGGCCAGCAAGGGGCTCCTGGGGGCTGTAACTGTGGCAGCACAGCCCGATCAGCCTTCTCCGTGGCTGTGACAAAGAGTTATCCAAAAGAGCGAATGCCAATCCGCTTCAGCCGGATCCTCCTGAATGAGGGGAATCACTACAACGCCAGCAGTGGGAAGTTTGTCTGTGCGATCCCTGGAGTCTACTACTTCACCTATGATATCACACTGGCCAATAAGCACCTGGCCATCGGGCTGGTCCATAATGGACAATACAAGATCAAGACATTTGATGCCAACACAGGGAACCACGATGTGGCCTCTGGTTCTACTGTTCTCCACCTGAAGCAGTCTGATCAGGTCTGGCTGCAGATCTTCTACTCTGAGCAGAATGGACTCTTCTTTGACCCATTCTGGACAGACAGCACCTTTACCGGCTTTCTAATTTATGCCGACCAGGAGTTTCTCAATGAGGAGGATAGAAAAGCAAACACTCAGTCTGACAGTTAA